TTCTGTGGGTACTAACTTTTCCCCCTTTGGCTATCCCTAGGCACGGAAGAGCTGGTGACTGGGGAAGTCGAAGGTAACGTCACCCTGACGTGTCGGAATGTGTCTGAGCAAGCGGTCAAAGTGGAATGGTTTCATGGGGAACCAGGTGCTATCCCTATCCTCTTCTCCTCGGACGGCAGTCTCCCTTCCGACACTCGCTTCTCCCTCATACACAACAGTGCCTTGCACATCTCCGGGTTGCGCCCGCAGGACGAAGGGAACTACACCTGCAAGGAAGTGCTGAACAAGACAGACCACATGCACAGGATCCAgttgtttgtagccagtaagttgCCATTTCCTCTGTTTTTGCTCTGCAGCTagctcaggggtagccaacatggtgtgaAGGATTGGACCAAGGACTTTGGGCTTGTAGAGCAGGTGTGCTACCGCTGTGCTGTAGCCTCTTCTACTCATTCTTCAACAAAGTCTCCCTGACGttgaagatgccggggattgaactaggGACCTTGAGCCTGCCAGGCACGCCCACTACCACTGTGCTATAGCCTCTCTTATTCATTCTTGCCCAGCAAAGTTTCCCTAAAATTGGAAATGcctggcattgaacctgggaccttgtgcttgCAAAGGCGAAGTGCTTCCACTGTGCTATAGCCTCTCCTACTCAATATTCTCCAGCAAAGTCTCCCTGACACTGGCAATGcctggcattgaacctgggaccttgtgcttgCAAAGGCGAAGTGCTTCCACTGTGCTGTAGCCTCTCCTACTCATTCTTCCCCAGCAAAGTCCTCCTGCagttggagatgctagggactgaactggGGACCCTGAGCCTGCCAAGCATGCCCATTAACACTGTGCTATAGCCTCTCCTATTCATTCTTGCCCAGCAAAGTTCCCCTAAAATTGGAAATGacgggcattgaacctgggaccttgtgcttgCAAAAGAGCATGCTACCACCGTGCTATAGCGTCCCCTAGTCATTCTTTTCAAGCAAAGTTCCCCTAACTCCTACCACCCCAGTGGGAGCTctaatatatatatgtgtgtttatgtgtgcctTTACTGACTGATTAGCCCCCTCTTGTCCCTATCCCTTTGCTTTCTGGCTTCGCTCCCAGCATAGCTTCCTATTTACTTAAAAGGTGTGGTATGTTGTTTATTGTGCAGGGTGTGTGTCCTGAGGGCAGAGAGGGGCACCACTCTTGTCCAGGGCATTACAGCTCTGAAAGGCAGCTTGGAAAGGTTGCAGTCTGAGGGCTGGGGCCCAGcatggggaagtgtgactctgtggGCTGAATCAATGCACAGACATCTCCCATGCAGAAGAGGGGAACAGGGTTCCTTAGGAGGAGCTGatgaggacatgattcactagaaaagacaataaggtgggaaaaacagaagggagtaggacaagaggaaggccataaagggaagccacagacctgaacttacaagatctgaacagggtggtttataacagatgctcttggaggtcgctgattccgagggttgccataagtcttaatcgacttgaaggcacataacaacaacaagccttttttttaattaattagttgcatttatatcctgctttcctCCTCTGGGAGGAGTGCAAGATGTGGAATCAGGACCATGGACAGCGTTCCTGCAGCTGAGGCCAAGCATCCAAGTTGTCTCAGCAAAGACCTGGAGCAACTGGCTTTTACAAGAAGTCAAAGTAATCATAGACTGCACCTCCCGAGTGCTGCCTCCTGGCCAGTTTAAGGGCCAGTGCCTGCCTCTTCTGCAGTCGTTGGCACCTTCAAGGTAATAGGGCTTCCAGAAGTGGGGATGTCTCCTTGGGGCTCTCTTGGTTCTCCAAGGACATTGTGAGCCGACCATCGGAGTCTGTCAGCAGAGAAGGCTACTCAGGGCTTGGAAAGGGAGGAAGCTGAGGTgctagtaacagggaccagatggtccaaacatataaaactgattctggcctgcttgcattggctgcctgtatgtttccgagctcgattcatgctgtttttgacctataaagccttacacggcttgggaccacaatacctgatggaatgcctctcctgatatgaacccacctgtacactaagttcaagatcaaaggccctcctccgggtgcctactccaagggaagctcggagggtggcaacaagggagagggccttctcagtggtggcccccaaattatggaatgatgtttgtgacgaggtgcgcctggcgccaacactgttatcttttcggtgccaggtcaagactttcctcttctcccaggcattttagcatgtgttttaaattgttttaaattttttaattgtgttttaaattgtttttaaaatatgtgttttaaattgtatatttgtttcaatgtttttggttgctgtaaaccgtccagagagcttcagctatggagcggtatacaagggcaataaataaatatacaaaaacgGAGACATGCCTCTTCTGCCTGTTTTCCAGGTGGCCCTGACAGGGTGACAGTCAACATCAGCCCTGCCGTGGCATTGCCGAATGGCACACTCTACGCATGGAGACAAGGTACCCTCAACTTCACCTGCACCAGTGAATCCCGCCCCATCCCCACAACCAAATGGGATTTCTCCCAGCGCAGCCCCGAACAGGAGCCATTCACGGATGTCAACAGCTCCCTGAGCTACTTTGTCCTCTACAACCTGTCGCCCAGCTACCAAGGGAACTACTCGTGTTCGGCAACCAACCCGCTCAGCGGTCGCCGGGAGACAGTCACCCGTGAACTCCTGATCTACTGTACGTATGCTAAGAAATGCTTATGGAGAGTCACTGCAGAATTTTGCACCGAAACGGCTCAGTACAGTGTCCAGGATCCACAATAACTTGTTTGTCATGCCTGAAGGACCGTGGCTCACtggcataaggtcccaggttcagtcacagaatcgtagagttggagggggcctgtaaggccgtcgagtccaaccccctgctcagtgaaggaatccaaattaaagcatccccgacaggtggctgtctagctgcctcttgaaggcctccaggtttgacaatactgagccagatagaccagcctttcccaactttggggaccacagatgttgttggacttcaattcccatcagcctcagccagcatggctgatggtcaggaatgatgggaattgtagtccagcaatatatggggacccaaagtttgggaaaggctgagatagaccaatggtctctcTTGGTATAAGgaacttcctctgttcctgtttggaaaagactgtagctcagtggcagaagaatgcagaaggtcccaggttcaatccccggcatctccaggtacggttgGGGGAGACTCTTTAGGTGTTGTTCAACTAAGTCCCATCAGAGTTGttccactgaaaataatgaacctcagttaggcgcatccattaacttcaatgggtgtgCTCTGACTGCTGTTGAATACTTGTCCTCAGTCATTGCCCAAGGATGCTGGTGTTAACATCAGGCCTGTCTAAACAGTTTTACgtggtttttaatatttttattttattatgttgttgtgacttgccctgggaccttctggtgaaggacgAAGTTAACAACAACTCCTTAGAACTTAGCAAGCCGCCTTATACCGGTCCATCCAGGgcagtactgtctacacagactggcagcggctctacagggtttcagatCGGGGGGCACCCAGAGACCGTCTGCATGCTAAGCTACGAGGGTGGCTAGACAGTGTTTGCCTGCCGCTCGCTGTGGCTCATCGTCGTGATGCttaactaaaccatggtttaacatgATGCGCAAACCGGGCAACTCTTCAGTGTTTCCGTTTAAATAATCGATTGCTATCTTAAGGTGTCGGTCTTTAGGTATGCACCTAGCGGTGCATTTTGGTGAGCCTTGGAGTCCTGCTCCCTGTGCCCTGATGTGGGATATGCGTGTGTGCAAAATCCGGATTTGGTGGTGATGGCGCAGGTGCCCTCTCACTGATCTCACCAAGTAAGCTTAAGGGAGGTTCCTGGGTCTCCCCAGTATTACagcctaaccactacaccgcccACCCAACTTCTGAAGGCAGGGAGGCTGTAACAGGGCTTGCAGCAAAGGCCTCAGCAAGCTGTCAAGTTCACCGTCAAAGGAGGCAGTTCTTCAGATATCCTAGACGATTTGGGCCTTTAAAGGTCCTTTCAAGTTGGGGCGGGCAACTTTTTTAATCCCGAGAGATTGCAGCTCTCAAAAGGCATCTGTCAGGGGCCGAACGCTGATGGTGGGTGAGGCCAAAGCATGGGGTGAGGGCAGAACCAAAACTGGGCAGGctgctcctcttttctttggccacattcacaccatacatttattccactattagtccactttaagcagtcatggcttcccccaaaagaatcctgggaacttgaagtgtagtttgcgaagggtggcGAGAGTGATTAGGAGATTCTGATTCTCTTCACACAACTAGAgttccagggtggtttaacagtcagtccctcttcccagggaactctgggaacggtagttctgtgaagagaacaggagtctcctaacaactgtcagcatctttcaccaactacacttcgcAAGATtcactgggggaagccatgactgtttaaagtggaataataatggaataagtgtatggtgtgaatgtggccactgtCTCTCTGACACccacctctctctcttcctcatacccccatctctctctctctctctctctctctctcccccacccagcGAGCTGCCAGATTGCTCTTGCtagaggtctgaactgattgcTTGCCAAGGGCTACATGAAATTAGGCTGGGGCCAGCAAATTGCCACCTCTGCTTTAAGCCTGTGAGACAAAAAAAACCACACCCCTTTTGGCCcagccatgtctttacctgccctGCACCTAACACTGTATATGACGTCAGGTGTAGGTCAGTGAGATGTGGCTTGGCTCAAATGGCCTTGCGGGCCAAGTGGAGAAGCCTGGTGGGCCTGATTAGGCCTGTGGGATGGGGGTTCCTGACCTCTGCTTTAAGGGGTTGCATCTCTGAAAATCAGGCTTGGGGAGCAGTACCTGCATATGTGCAacacaatgtgtgtgtttggtaCATGCACAgctacaaggttttttttttttttttaaaaaaaacaccctcaggGTTGCTTTGTTTTTGCAGTAGGCAGTTTGCACATTTGGTCTCCTTGGCTATGCCCTTCATACAGCTACACCTTTGCCGGGAGAGTCTGTCCAGCCCATCCCTTATGACAACATTGCTCACAGGCATCTTTGTTTTGCTGGTTCCAGGGCGGAACTCTTGCACTGAAAAACAGGTTCTGGGGCGAAGCCCAGGGAGGCAGTGACTCAGATGAAGCTCTTTCATTCTATAGGTTTTTATTTCCATCGTTTCTATACACTGCTTTGTTTCCCAAATAACTTCTCCAAAGCAGTTAAAGCTCCCATTTTAAGAAACCAGCCAGAAATCTCACCCCACATTAACAACCAGTGCTATGTAGAGCTAAATATCTTCAGTTTTGATTTTCATGTACAAAAAAACATTCACGTTGGCATTCTAAGAGGTTTCCAAACGGTTTTTTCCTCCGTGGACCACTTGGAAATTACTGATGGTTGTCATACATGGCTGATACAACATCCTTCTTTCTCTGCACAACATCTGGAAACGTTCCTGGAGAGAAATTATAGGAACATAAGAGGCTGTCTTATACAGAGGCAGACCGCTAGCCCATCaacctcagtgttgtctacactgattggcagcatatctccagggtttcaggcaggctttcCCAGGCCTgtatggagattccagggatttaacttgaggccttctgcatgcaaagcaagtgctctgcctgtgagctatggaccttcccttAATAAGAAGCTGGTTTATGcttagtcaggccattggtccatctatctcagtactgcctactctgactggcagcaggggtCTTAGGtcccttaccttttggggagcaggatccctacatctccagcatcctacaaaccaataagcatgaaaggggagtgtgttagtcactgagaagagtcttctaactgcttccttgtcctttcctgctgattagagccaatcagagtgaaaggaggtgagtcagtttctgagaagactcttctgagttgctaacattctcccctttcatgctgattgtctcctagTGACATCTGTTGTGGAAGGAGGTATTCACAAGAATTTCGTTTTCAATCCAGCCACAAAAAAAAAGGAGTGAGTGgatgggcatggctgtgactatcatgaagggaccctgcacttctgaatttgccagtacactgactggcagcagctctccaggttttcggacaaggagtctctcccagccttacctggagatgccggggattgaacctgcaagcaaagcagatggttTACCGCTGAAGTATCGCCCTTCCCCAAATCAAGTCTatctcctcttcttcccccccttctGAATGTTTAGgaaggaaaaggttcagaggatggcaacaaggatgatcaggggactggaaacaaagccctatgaggaaagactgaaagaactgggcatgtttagccttgagaagactgaggggagatacgatagcactcttcaagcattcGAAAGGTTGTtacccagaggagggctgggatctcttctttatcatcccagagtgcaggacatggaataatgggctccagtgacaggaagccagattttggctgaacatcgggtaaaacttcctaactgttagagctgtaagACAAcggaaccagtgacctagagaggtagtgggcattgagcagagggttggacttgatggccttacaggcccctcaCAGCAGCAACCCTCTGtttgatttttctctctcctttgccTCCTATATCATGAAGCAGTCCACCTAAATCGTCAGCAGTTTTCAAATGGTCCGTTgggagaaaagtttgggaaccactgccataaTTCCTTATTCTCTTCAGGCGGAGCAAGTGCTTTTTTTTTGTGAGGGAACTCACTGGTACGGAGTACTGGCACCTAATCttttacaaaagaaaagaaaagtgtgaTAGGATTTCTAGACTGATGCCATTGAGGACTTCATTTCTGGCTCCCCTTGTTCACTTTGATTTCTAGTTTAATCTAAAGTGGAGGCTGATCTatgagggcaaatggggccctgccccactaacctcactCCTTAAAccccctgccttcttacttacgtCTAGTCCACGGTGGCAGCCATGCCCatccgcttcctcctcctctttagcCTCAGTGCTGCGCCTTGTAGAACTCGGCAggaaggaggatgcagacaaaactagaattaggttTTGCCTGTCCTTGGctgtggcgccacctactgttggcctcccagcCTCCTGCcccgccagtcccaatgggcaccagccattacTGTTTATCTTGCGAAGGGATTTGTTTTCCTGATGCTTTCGGTGTGGTTGACTACCTACCCAAacaattcattatttatttatttccatttagatGAATAATAATAAGGCTGATTCCCCCTCCCTCAAAAATGCTGCTGTTCTCCTATTGCATTGCAATTTTTATAGCAACTTTATTTCCCCAAATTCATTATAATCATTTATTAATTCCCCAGATCCCCAGGTTCAGCTGCCCTGTGGTGCAGTCTCGTCGTTTCAGCTTTGTGTGACGCCGGTGCTCAAGTCTGCTAACAGCACGAAGTGTCTCTTATTGTAGGGATTACATCAGGCCTCTGAAGGTTGCAGAGTGTGCCCTCTTCCTCCCCGTTAACACTGGATTTCCACCTCCAGATCCTCCTCCATCTCTGCCTCGGTGCTGGGCTCAGACCTTCGCGGGAGACTCTGAAGGGGTGCAGCTGTTCTGCAGTTGGACCGGGGGTTACCCACCCCCCATGCTTCAGTGGACCCATCTCGGGAAGCTGAGCTGGGACATGAACACAACGGGCACTGCCGACACCAGCGTGGTGGCTCTGAACAGCTCCCACCTGCTGTACGGGAGGGAGTTTGTGTGCCAAGGGAGACATCTCCTAAAGCAGTCCAGCGAAGCCTGCACAGTGCTGTTGGGTGAGTCACGGACTGGtaaaagccccatctgcactatacatgaaaagcagtatcatgccactaaacagtcatggcttcccccaaagaatcctgggaactggagcttgtcaagggtgctgagagtggtttaactatcaaTCCCCTTTTCCAGGGAacgctgggaatggtagctctgtgaagggaatacgggtctcctaataactgtcatgcctatggccatactaccctgaacacgcctgatctcgtctgatctcggaagctcaGCAGGGTCAGTCCTGGttcgtacttggatgggagaccgcctgggaataccgggtgccgtaggcttagaggaaggcaatggttaaccacctctgaagacctcttaccatgaaaaccctatgaatatatataagatatatatatatatcttaaaaaaagattcatagggttgctataagtcgtaattgacttgaaggcatataacagcaaacaACTCTCACACCCTTGgcagctacatttcccaggattctttgggagaagccatcactgtttaagGTGTTAAGGTATTCACTTAAATGCGGATATGGCCACAGAGCTGGTGGGGTCTGCCCAGTACAGCCTGCAAACCCAAAGCAGGGCTGTTAGCCCACTGCTCTCCATAGGTCCATCTATCCTGTGTTGCTGACTCGTGATGAgcccttctcggtggtggcttcCCCATTTGTTGAATGCTTTCCCTGGTAAGGCGTGTCTGTTCCCCcaccatttgatggctgaaagagtctgtccctggcaacctggagataaTTAGCTGGTTTTAAttgcttttgaatgtttttagtgcttttttccCCCCCAATTACATTGTTGTGCGGCTTTGTTGTTTGCAAATTCCAGGACGCAAAAGCACCTGAGGGGTGTGGCCCtgggagggggcgtggcctggggagagtcccaagggccagacagaggagCCTGGAGGGCAACTTTTGGCctgcaggcctgaggttcctcctcCCCAATCTCCTTTTACCGTCAGTGGGATGGTGAAGCAAGCAAAGGGTGTCTGCCTTGCCTGCTTTCTCTGCGTGCCCTTTCAATCAATTTTGGGTTGTGTTTCCACCTGATTTAGAGGCCCCTTGGCTCATGTCTGACCCCATGAGGAGCTGCTTTGCAGGGGGAGCCGCGATGATGACCTGCCAGTCGACAGCCGGCAATCCGCCTGCCAAAATCACCTGGCTCCGTAACACCTCCTGGACGCAGACGGAGATCCGCTCTGGCGGGAGGTTCCTGGTCAGCCAAAAGGGCAACGTCTCCACTCTCGTCATCCAGAACTGCTCTGACAGCACGGACAGCGGTTACTACCTTTGCAAGGTCGAAAACCCCCTGGGGCTGAAGGAGGCGTATGTTTACCTCTCGGTGATCGGTAAGTGATAACCTTCCTACGACAGTCTACTGGCGTGTTGAGGAATGAGGTGGGGCAATGACTGTGCACTCTCCAAGCACCAAGGAAAGCCTTCAGGCATGACTGAGTAGCAACAATGGAGTGGTATGAAACACtcgtcctacttggagtagacccattgaggttaataggcatgactgactaaggtttattaatttcagtgggtctgctctgaataggactcagCTGAATACGACCTGTGATGGGAACACAGGAGGATGCTTTATTCTGAATCAGACCATCACTCCATCTTACTcaggattgtctgcactgaccggcagtgtctctccagggttcccgccctacctggagatgccggggactgaacccgggaccttctgcatgtaaatcatCTCATCTTTGGATGAGATGATTGTACTGGCCTTATTCTTGGGAGGAAGATAGAAACTGGCCACAAAACGATTTGGCAATGCACATCCTGAAGAAGGAAAGATTTAAAACAGTGACGTTGCCCGGGGGCTGCAGAGCTGATGTACACTCTGGCCTCTACTATCAGCCAGGAGATTAAGGGCACGGAGAAGATGCTTCCCACATCATGGCAGGGGTGAGACCAGCTTGGCCCTATCCATTAATCAAAGGATGAGCAGCTGCAATGGACTTGCTTCACCTCTCCCTGCTAGAAAGAACACTTATAAGGACTTCAAGGCTAAGGAGTAGTACCCAAGTTGGCTGTTTTTGCTCCTTCCTCCCAGCCCCTTTATCTTGCATCTCACTCCCTTTAGAATGTAAACCTGAGAACAGGGACCATCTTAttgattgttgtaagccactctgggagcctttcagCTGAAGAGCGGGATAAAaatacttcaaataaataaataaaccaagcaagcaagcaagcagatgctctgctactgagttacGGTCTTTCCCCGTGATGCTAGGCCACAGCCCCCTTTCTCTTAACAACACTAGAACTTTaggacattcagtgaagctgaatgttaggtGATTCGGAGCAGACGAAATGAAGCACCTGTTgacattcgctcccacaagaggcagtgagggtcaccaacttagatggctttaaaagaggattagacgtaTCCCTGGAGGagaaggccatcaatggctactagccaccatggccatgtcgtccctccactgtcagaggcagtatacctccgattacgagttgctgggaatcacaaattggggagctgctgctgcgctcaagtcctgcttgaggacttcccgtaggcatctggctggccactgtgagaacaggaggctggaccagATGGCTCTTTGGCCTACTCCGGCAgctggactcttcttatgttgttcattcattccatttctaGGTGTTAAAGTACTGACTTAAATGTGGATATGGCCACAGAGCTGGTGGGGTCTGTTCAGTACAGCCTGCAAACCCAAAgcaggtggtttacaaaaaaaataatagcttAGACTCGAGGAGTAATGTGAATTCTGGGGAAGGACAATGTGACACTGAATGTTGGGAAGAGATAAGGCATTGTGATAAGGGAGGCAGGAGAAATGTATTGGGAGCACAGAGGTGTTCCAAGAGGGAAAATGATAGTGTGGCAAAAGGAAATAAGGTTGCAGAGCTGTGGAACGAATGATGGAGGCATCACAGACGTCCGTGACCCAGAAGAGGTTGTGTTGAGAACTTAGATGGGCTCGATGAAGTTTTGGTTCCCTTAGTACAgtattttaatacacaaaacaaaTTGAATTTATATAGATGTTTTGGGAGAGTCTTTTAAAAGTGGCGTGCTACTTTTTACcttagcaaaaaagaaaaaggatccATGGCTTGACATGGAATATCCAGAATAACACTCAATTTTTTGTTCTTGCAGAACTGACAGGCTTTTACTATATTGTTTTCCTCTGGGACAATTTTAAGTATCACTTGAAAGTTTGCAGCATAATTAGGgtgtggaggggagagaggagggaggagaacaTTCCATTATGCAAGGAGAAATCTCATTGTTCGTAGAACGTTTTGCTTAGCACTGTGTTGAATATAACCCTTTGAAAATAAACAAACTACGTATCCAAGTGTTGATGTTTCACTACTTCCCCTTTTCCCCCAACGTTCCCTCCCCTCCAGAACCTGTGAATGTCGGAGGCATAGTAGGAGCTATTGTGGTCCTTCTGCTGTTGGGGGTCCTGATCCTCTCTGGAGTCCTCTTATACGCTGGACCCCGTCTGTGCCCGAAAGGTAAGAGGAGCTAGCTTGCAGGGCCCTTCTGGGAGACAAAAATGTTTCTGAAACCGTCTTCAGGGGCAGGTTCATAGCACTAGTTGCAGTAATCTTGCTGAATTGAATTCATTCTGGAAACAAGATCTGAGTTCCATCAGATCAGATTCTGGGTGGAAATGTCACAAATGTGGTTTCTTTAATTTAGTGGAACATGAACTCTGTGACCTTCGATGTCACATCAAATGCTTGTTGTACGCTCTGAGGAATCATATGTTCAGCCATTGGTATTAaagtgtcctctctctctctctctctctctctctctctctctctctctctctctctcttgtgtacAGGCAACATGCTCAGGTGAGTGTTACTGTTTCTGAAAGGGAAAAGACCCAACCAGCTTCACCCAGTGGGACTGATACTCAGTGGCTTGCagcaagtcccaggttcaatccctggcatcttcagttagaACAGGAGCAGGGGAAccattttttcagcccaagggccacattcccttctgggcagccttctggggccACATATCTGCTGtgagcaggaccagaggcaaaagtgggcagagcaatggatgtaaatgttgaaaaatgaaatggactgccttcaagtcgattccaacgtaTGGCCCGTACAAatagctgagaggcagtgactggcccaaggtgtggggatttgaaccctggtctcccgggtcatagtccagcaccttaaccactacaccacactggctctctggatgtAAATGTTACTTTTATACAATagactgaagcaccttggacagctccttgaaagttcagacgaaaacccggagtagattccactgcagTTGGAGCCGCCATTGCCTAAAAGGCATCTATGCTGAAGGCTCCCcccccttctgtttttgtttgtaCTTGGTGGTACAGAGTCCCagcacctttccccccccctgccCATTGAACTTATTTTGTGCTGGATCCCACCGCACTTTTATCACTGTATGAATACCAGcacctcatctctctctctctctctctccctccctctctctctctctctctctctctctctctctctctcactcactcactcactcactcactcactcactcactcactcactcactctctcactctctcactctctgtctcacacacacacacgtcactaTGTTGATGGCGAAAATCCTCTACTAAGTCCTCCTCACCAAATGGAAATAGAGCTGCACAAGAATCCAAACCACATTCCCTTCCCCAGTGAGGGATGAACCTTCGTCCAGTTCACAGAGCCAGTCAAGGTGGTAGATGGCAAACGATAAAATTCCATTTGCCAGGTTCTGCTTAGTAAGAGGCAAGCAAAGGTCCCTTTGATCATTATTTGAGCTTTCTGTTCTCCTGATCCTAGGAATCGAGATACGAGCGACATCCTTATGCTGATGGATTCGGAGGAAGAGGATGTCATGATGGAAACAGCAGAGGAGCCTCCTTCACATCAGGGGGCTGTATTGGCAAATGGATGTTCTCCCAAGCCTACTAAAAGTAAGCTGTGAACCTTCGGAACCTGAGTTGTGTGTTTAGTGGACCAGTCCTGCTGTTACGCCCTTGTTCCCCACTGCAGTATTTGTAGTAGTACTCTGgatcataattaaaatatgcaggaAAGCAGTGCCATTAAAGCAACACACTAATTAAAACAGAAGCAGGTCAAGTGCGATCGTGTGCAACTTCTGGCCTCCTGTGCTTTGTTTCAGGCTCTTGTGCAGAAGTGCCCAGCGAAATCTCCCTGGAGGAAACCAACAGAGAAGGGGGACCCAAACCATAGAGGAGTTCTCCATCTTTGCCTTTCATGCGCTAGGAACCAAAGCATCATCACAATGTGGCTCTGTCTGGATTCGAATAAGAGGAAAGGAAAGctttcagcagctatatccaggGAGAAGGAGTGCTTTCAGCAGCCAGATGGTT
This Rhineura floridana isolate rRhiFlo1 chromosome 19, rRhiFlo1.hap2, whole genome shotgun sequence DNA region includes the following protein-coding sequences:
- the VSIG10 gene encoding V-set and immunoglobulin domain-containing protein 10 isoform X1, with the protein product MARKLTARLFSFLLALCLGKGGAAGTEELVTGEVEGNVTLTCRNVSEQAVKVEWFHGEPGAIPILFSSDGSLPSDTRFSLIHNSALHISGLRPQDEGNYTCKEVLNKTDHMHRIQLFVASGPDRVTVNISPAVALPNGTLYAWRQGTLNFTCTSESRPIPTTKWDFSQRSPEQEPFTDVNSSLSYFVLYNLSPSYQGNYSCSATNPLSGRRETVTRELLIYYPPPSLPRCWAQTFAGDSEGVQLFCSWTGGYPPPMLQWTHLGKLSWDMNTTGTADTSVVALNSSHLLYGREFVCQGRHLLKQSSEACTVLLEAPWLMSDPMRSCFAGGAAMMTCQSTAGNPPAKITWLRNTSWTQTEIRSGGRFLVSQKGNVSTLVIQNCSDSTDSGYYLCKVENPLGLKEAYVYLSVIEPVNVGGIVGAIVVLLLLGVLILSGVLLYAGPRLCPKGNMLRNRDTSDILMLMDSEEEDVMMETAEEPPSHQGAVLANGCSPKPTKSSCAEVPSEISLEETNREGGPKP
- the VSIG10 gene encoding V-set and immunoglobulin domain-containing protein 10 isoform X2 — translated: MARKLTARLFSFLLALCLGKGGAAGTEELVTGEVEGNVTLTCRNVSEQAVKVEWFHGEPGAIPILFSSDGSLPSDTRFSLIHNSALHISGLRPQDEGNYTCKEVLNKTDHMHRIQLFVASGPDRVTVNISPAVALPNGTLYAWRQGTLNFTCTSESRPIPTTKWDFSQRSPEQEPFTDVNSSLSYFVLYNLSPSYQGNYSCSATNPLSGRRETVTRELLIYYPPPSLPRCWAQTFAGDSEGVQLFCSWTGGYPPPMLQWTHLGKLSWDMNTTGTADTSVVALNSSHLLYGREFVCQGRHLLKQSSEACTVLLEAPWLMSDPMRSCFAGGAAMMTCQSTAGNPPAKITWLRNTSWTQTEIRSGGRFLVSQKGNVSTLVIQNCSDSTDSGYYLCKVENPLGLKEAYVYLSVIEPVNVGGIVGAIVVLLLLGVLILSGVLLYAGPRLCPKGIEIRATSLC